TGAGCTCTCCCGCCAGGTTGCACACACATAAAGGAAAATCCGGCGGGCAAGTGCATTTTCCGACAAATTTCGCGAAAGTTTGTTTGCATATTCTGTCTTCGAGCGAATGAAACGAGATAACGGCCACCCGGCCGCCCGGGGCGAGACACGCAACGGCTTGCTCCAGCGCTTCCGCAAGGGCGCCCAGTTCGTCGTTGACCGCAATCCGCAGCGCCTGAAAGCTGCGTTTCGCCGGATGCGGCCCGCTCCTTCGCGCCGCGGCCGGGATAGCCCGTTTGATCAGCTCTGCCAGTTGCCCCGTCGTCTCGATTGGTCTTTTTTCCCGCTCTTTCACGAGTTCGCGGGCAATTTTCCGGGCGAATTTTTCTTCCCCATATGCAGCCAGGATTCGCGAAAGTTCGCCTTCCGGCCATTCATTTACGATTTTTCGGGCGGTTAATTCGCCGCTTAAATCCATTCGCATGTCAAGCTCCGCATCCTGGTTGTAACTGAACCCACGGCCGGCTTCGTCCAATTGGGGCGACGACACGCCCAAATCGAACAATATGCCGTTAACCTGGGGAATGCCATTGACCGCGGGCGCGCCCGCTCGCAGCAGCGCCGCTTGCAAATTACGGAAATTGTCCTTGATAAGCACCACTTTATCGCGGAAGGGAGCCAGCGCTGTTTGGGCATTCAGAATGGCTGTTTCATCCTGATCAATTGCGTACAGCTTGCCACCATCCGCCAACCTGGCCGCTATTGCCAAACTGTGCCCCGCTCCGCCCAACGTGCAATCGACATAGATTCCGTCGGGCTCAACCCGCAAACCTTCCACCGCTTCGTTTTGCAATACCGTGATATGGTGAAACAAAGCGGCCTCCTCCTTGTCATGCAAGCGCTAGAAATGAAAATCAAAGTCAACCAGTTTTTCCGCGATTTCGTTAAAAGATTCTTCCGATGCTTTCGCATAGTCGTGCCAAATTTCTTTACTCCAGATTTCTACGCGGTTGGATACGCCAATCACAACGCATTCCTTCTCCAATTTGGCGTGCTCAACCAGATTTTTGGGCATATTTACTCTGCCCTGCTTGTCCAATTCGCATTCAGTCGCGCCCGAGAAGAAAAAGCGGGTAAATGCGCGGGCATCGGACTTCATCAGCGGCAACGATTTCAGCTTTTGTTCCATCTGCGTCCATTCCTGGCGCGGATAAACGAACAGGCAGCGATCGAGTCCGCGGGTTATTATGAATGACGGACCGAGGGCGTCACGAAATTTAACCGGAATGAATAACCGGCCTTTATCGTCGATCGAATGCTGATATTCGCCCATAAACATCGGCCGTCGCTCCTTCGTTCCCCGCTTCCACCACTTCGCTCCACTTTCCACCACACAACTATGCTTATTCTCCACTGAACAAAAAAATCCTGCTCACAGAAGCAGGATTTCCAAATTTTTTATGATCTTTTTTTATTTATGAATGGTTTTTTTGTCACATATTGGCTGACGAATCGGCGTTGTCATTGTCATTGCTTGCCGGGTTATTGCGGGATGACGGCGGATTTTTCCTGTAACGCGCTCTTTTTCGCCACCAAACAACAAACGGTGCCGCCACGGCTGCAAGCAACAGGATGATCGGCAGCGCCCCGGCCAGGAAAATAAACAATTCGGTAAAAAAGGAGGCGATTCCGCGCAAGCTTCCGTTTAATGCTTTGCCGGCCCGCTCCCAAACAGGACCTTTCATTTTCTCCGCGGCGGCTTTCTGTTTTTGCAACTGCTCGCGGACGCGCAATTCAATCGTTGAATATGCGACATTGCGGTCGAGATAGCGCATTCTGCCTTTGATTTGTTCGATTTCTTCCTGTACGGAAGCCAGTTCATTGGAAAATTTAAGCAAACTGTCGGAGTTGGTTGCTTTCTCCATAAACGAGAGCAATCTGGCTTCTACGACTTGCTTCGCTTTCAGTCTGGACTCCAAATCAACATACTCTTCGGTAACGTCCTGTCCCTCAACGGCCGGCTGGAACGTTTTCGGGCTGATTTGTCTTAGCTTTTCGATAAAGGAGAAGAAGCCTTGCGACGGGACTTTAATCACAAACGTGCCGCCGCGCTCATAAAGCGATTGCGACTCGGTAAACTGCAAAATATAGCCGCCGGAAAGCGCAATCAAATCGCGGATTTTCGCGGAAGCTTCCGCGTAATCCGCCACTTCCATCGTCGCATTCGCATGATAGATCAGCTTGCGGTTTTCCGGCAAGGCGGTTTCTCCCGCGCCAATGCCGTTAGAATTTGCCTCGCTCCCAAGTTTGCTTTCGTTGCTGTCCGCGGTAAACGCCAATTGCTCCGAACTCGCCTGGCCGCTTCCCGCCGCTTTGCTGTTCGTTGCTACGTCCGCCGCCGCATTGACGGCTTTGTTACCGTTTGCGGTTGCCGAATCGGAACTTTTGCCGCCGGCGCATCCGGTTACAAGCAGCAAAACGAACAGCAGTATGAATGGCGAGAGCAACATTTTTCCGGCAAAAGGCCGTTTCTCTGTTGGAAAGTCGTTACTTTTCCCCTGATTCATAGCCGAGCCCCCTTACAGATTTTTGCCGTTTTCACGGTTTAATCCATAAACGGGCCAAACACCATAAAGGTTGCAAGGTATTTCGGATGATCACATCTTTAGTGCGGCTGCCAACTTTCCAAATACGTTTTTTGCTCCAACGTAAGCCGGTCGATGGCAATCCCGAGCGACTCCAGTTTATATCGCGCCACCGTTTCATCCAATTCATACGGCATGTTCAATACGCGCCCGCCGATCTTTTCATAATGCTCGTTCACGTATTGCAAAGCCATTGCCTGAAGCGCGAAGGTCATATCCATAATTTCCGCCGGATGACCGTCTCCCGCCGCCAGGTTCACAAGGCGTCCTTCCGCCAAAAGATACAGCTTGCGCCCGTCCGCCAATTCGTATTCCTCGATATTTCTGCGCACGGTTCGAATGGAAACTGCTTGCGCGGCCAATTCCGGCTTGTTCACTTCCACATCGAAATGGCCGGCATTGCACATGATCGCGCCGCCTTTCATGACCCGGAAATGCTCGCCGCGGATGACGTCGCGATTGCCTGTCACAGTGACGAAAATATCGCCGATCTTGGCGGCTTCCGCCATCGACATGACGCGAAATCCGTCCATATAAGCCTCAACGGCTTTAATCGCGTCCACTTCCGTTACGACCACATTCGCGCCAAGCCCTTTTGCCCGCATGGCCACGCCTTTTCCGCACCAGCCGTAGCCGACGACAACGACTGTTTTTCCGGCGACAACCAGATTGGTTGTGCGATTGATGCCGTCCCAAACCGATTGCCCGGTGCCGTAGCGGTTATCGAACAAATATTTGCAATAGGCGTCGTTAACGGCGATCATCGGAAATTGCAGTTCGCCCGCTTTATCCATCGCTTTCAGGCGCAAGATGCCCGTGGTCGTTTCTTCCGCGCCGCCTCTAACTTGCGCGAGCAAATCGCGCCTTTCCGAATGCAGCGTGGAGACGAGGTCGCCCCCGTCGTCGATAATCAGGTCCGGCTTCGTTTCCAACGTCCGCAACAAATGATTTTTATATTCGTCGGGCGTCGGGTTGTACCTGGCGAAAACGGTAATTCCGTCTTCCACGAGCGCCGCGCAAATGTCATCCTGCGTCGACAGCGGATTGCTGCCGGTTATCGCGACTTCAGCCCCGCCCGCTTGGACCACTTTTGCCAAATATGCCGTCTTCGCTTCCAAATGCAAGGAAATCGCAACTTTCAATCCTTTGAACGGCTGTTCTTTTTCGAATCGCGCGCGAATGCGGTTCAAAACCGGCATGTGCGCCTTTGCCCATGCGATTTTCAGATGTCCATCGGGGGCAAGCGAAATGTCTTTGATCATGCTGTTGGTTGCCTTTGTCGCCAACGTCATCCCCTCCTACGTTACAAATAGACGATTTTATGGCGGCCGTTTGCTTGCAACGGCAACCGGACCAATTCGTCGATAAACCCGCTGCCATAGCGATTCAAATAAGCAAAACAATTATATACTCTTTCCTGCGGCTTTTCCATCGGATGGATGGTCAATTTGATTCTTTCCAATTGGCGAAGCGCGGCTTCATGCTGGGAGGACAACGCCGTCGCGGCCTTGTGATGCAAAAAGTCGATTTGTTCGAGTATTTTTTGCAAATTTGTCTCGCCCAAGGCGCCGATACCGGGATTGATCGCGCTTAATTCCGCCAGCAGCGGGCGGTACATTCGCGAAAATTCCGCTTTGGCGAAAGAAAACTTTTCCTTAAGCCGAAACTCGTCATGCGCCGCAAGCCATTCCCGCTTTTTCTCGGAAAACCGGTAAAGGACGTCCGCAAACGATAGCGCGTATTTTTGCATTTGCTTGCGGACCGTTCCTTCCACCAATGTGAGCGAAATCCGCGGAACGATAATCGGCTGCACCATCCCCAATACGCGAAAGGCTTCGCCGGTTTGCCCCCAATAGGCGATTTCTCCCGGACCGAGCACCGTCGCCAGTACCGGAAACAAATATTCCTGCATCAACGGGCGGGTAAGCACATTATTGCTAAGCCGCTCGGGCGCGGTTTCGGCGATTCGCAAGAGCTCTTCCTCCGGCATCGTAAGCGCGCCTTTTTTATCGGTTAAAAGCCCGCCTTCCGCAAACAGGAGCGTGCGTTCATGCTTATGCTGCACAAACAGATTGACGCCATTTTCGCTCACATGCGCTTGCGGCGCGTAGCCGCTTTCGGCGTTGGCCCGTGAAGCGCGCAAATACGCGTCGTTCAGTTCGCGATAGCGCTTTATGAGATGCACAAAAAAAGGACTTTCCAGTTTGCGGATGCGAATATCGTCGGAGTCGAACAGAACAAGTCCGTATTGGCCGAACAGCCATGCCATGATGCGCGCAAACGATTCGGCAAGCGTATCCGCCTCGCGGCAAATCCCGGCGACTTTGGCGAGCAGCTCGCGCTTGAATTCCGTATCCGCGAGCGACCGTTCCAGCCCCTTGTACGCTTCTTCCCATTCCGCGCGCGAGATGCGCCGTTTGCTGACGGATATTCGTTTGCCGTTTGCATCCTCGGGGTTGCCGATCGTCAATTTTTCCACTTGCAATTCTTTATTCAAGTAATGAATATGGTTTACTTCCGCAAAATCATGGTCTTCGCCGGCAATCCAAAATACCGGGACGACCGGGCGGTTGAACCGCTTGCGCAAGTCGTCGGCAAGCCGAATGAGCGTGATCGCTTTATGGATCACATACAACGGCCCGGTAAACAGCCCGGCTTGTTGGCCGCCGACAACCGCCAGCGTGCCGGGATTCGCCAGGCTTTTCGCTTGCGCATGCGCTTCCGGAGAATTGCCGATCATTTCGTTGTAGTCGGCAAGCGCGTCGGCCAGTTGCTGTTTATCAACATGCGGCGCCGCGGATTGCGAAAGCCAGCGCACGCGGTCTGTCCAAGCAGCCTCTTGCAGAAAGTGATGCGCAAAAATGGAAGCCGCTCGCGGCGATTGATTGATATAATCGTCGGTCATCGTTTGCCCGCTGGGAAGATTCATTTCTTCAACGTTTAGCACTTAAGACGCCCCTTATCATGCGAAAATGACTACGATGAAATTTACACCGCCGCAATATGTTGGATTATGGAAACGACTGACAAGAGCAAATAACAAAAACTAAGGAAAAGAAAGCCGAAACGCCAAACGGCGCGAAAAATTTTTTTGTAATCAATCATCCCAACATTGCGGTTTTGCAAGCTGCCCAAAAGCCCGGCGCCGATTACGAACGCCAAAACCAAAAGCCAAATGCCGTTCAGGCTCGTATGCACAACTTTATCATACAACGCGGATACCGATCCGACCAGCAAAAAGGTCGTAACATCCGCGGCGTAACCGAACGCTTTTTTTCGGTCGGGCAGCAAAACTCCGAGTACGATGAAAATAATGACAAATGGCAGAAACGGGACGACCGCCAGTATCGCGTACAAATGTGCGATCCACTGCCAAATAACAGTCATTGTTCAGGCAACAACTCCTTCAATCGATTCAATTTATTATAACATAGAAAAATTTTCAAGCCGAATAGGGAAATTTGCCTGCGGCATGATTCCGTTGAACGCTACCGGTAACCAGGTGAATTGGCGCGCTCCGGCCGTATGCGGGAAAATCTCCCGTTATTTTCGGCAACTTTACGC
The genomic region above belongs to Bacilli bacterium and contains:
- the rsmH gene encoding 16S rRNA (cytosine(1402)-N(4))-methyltransferase RsmH, with the protein product MFHHITVLQNEAVEGLRVEPDGIYVDCTLGGAGHSLAIAARLADGGKLYAIDQDETAILNAQTALAPFRDKVVLIKDNFRNLQAALLRAGAPAVNGIPQVNGILFDLGVSSPQLDEAGRGFSYNQDAELDMRMDLSGELTARKIVNEWPEGELSRILAAYGEEKFARKIARELVKEREKRPIETTGQLAELIKRAIPAAARRSGPHPAKRSFQALRIAVNDELGALAEALEQAVACLAPGGRVAVISFHSLEDRICKQTFAKFVGKCTCPPDFPLCVCNLAGELKLVTKKPILPGERELERNPRARSAKLRIAEKTQMERRA
- the mraZ gene encoding division/cell wall cluster transcriptional repressor MraZ, translating into MFMGEYQHSIDDKGRLFIPVKFRDALGPSFIITRGLDRCLFVYPRQEWTQMEQKLKSLPLMKSDARAFTRFFFSGATECELDKQGRVNMPKNLVEHAKLEKECVVIGVSNRVEIWSKEIWHDYAKASEESFNEIAEKLVDFDFHF
- a CDS encoding DUF4349 domain-containing protein, producing MNQGKSNDFPTEKRPFAGKMLLSPFILLFVLLLVTGCAGGKSSDSATANGNKAVNAAADVATNSKAAGSGQASSEQLAFTADSNESKLGSEANSNGIGAGETALPENRKLIYHANATMEVADYAEASAKIRDLIALSGGYILQFTESQSLYERGGTFVIKVPSQGFFSFIEKLRQISPKTFQPAVEGQDVTEEYVDLESRLKAKQVVEARLLSFMEKATNSDSLLKFSNELASVQEEIEQIKGRMRYLDRNVAYSTIELRVREQLQKQKAAAEKMKGPVWERAGKALNGSLRGIASFFTELFIFLAGALPIILLLAAVAAPFVVWWRKRARYRKNPPSSRNNPASNDNDNADSSANM
- a CDS encoding adenosylhomocysteinase, with amino-acid sequence MIKDISLAPDGHLKIAWAKAHMPVLNRIRARFEKEQPFKGLKVAISLHLEAKTAYLAKVVQAGGAEVAITGSNPLSTQDDICAALVEDGITVFARYNPTPDEYKNHLLRTLETKPDLIIDDGGDLVSTLHSERRDLLAQVRGGAEETTTGILRLKAMDKAGELQFPMIAVNDAYCKYLFDNRYGTGQSVWDGINRTTNLVVAGKTVVVVGYGWCGKGVAMRAKGLGANVVVTEVDAIKAVEAYMDGFRVMSMAEAAKIGDIFVTVTGNRDVIRGEHFRVMKGGAIMCNAGHFDVEVNKPELAAQAVSIRTVRRNIEEYELADGRKLYLLAEGRLVNLAAGDGHPAEIMDMTFALQAMALQYVNEHYEKIGGRVLNMPYELDETVARYKLESLGIAIDRLTLEQKTYLESWQPH
- the bshC gene encoding bacillithiol biosynthesis cysteine-adding enzyme BshC translates to MLNVEEMNLPSGQTMTDDYINQSPRAASIFAHHFLQEAAWTDRVRWLSQSAAPHVDKQQLADALADYNEMIGNSPEAHAQAKSLANPGTLAVVGGQQAGLFTGPLYVIHKAITLIRLADDLRKRFNRPVVPVFWIAGEDHDFAEVNHIHYLNKELQVEKLTIGNPEDANGKRISVSKRRISRAEWEEAYKGLERSLADTEFKRELLAKVAGICREADTLAESFARIMAWLFGQYGLVLFDSDDIRIRKLESPFFVHLIKRYRELNDAYLRASRANAESGYAPQAHVSENGVNLFVQHKHERTLLFAEGGLLTDKKGALTMPEEELLRIAETAPERLSNNVLTRPLMQEYLFPVLATVLGPGEIAYWGQTGEAFRVLGMVQPIIVPRISLTLVEGTVRKQMQKYALSFADVLYRFSEKKREWLAAHDEFRLKEKFSFAKAEFSRMYRPLLAELSAINPGIGALGETNLQKILEQIDFLHHKAATALSSQHEAALRQLERIKLTIHPMEKPQERVYNCFAYLNRYGSGFIDELVRLPLQANGRHKIVYL
- a CDS encoding DUF3397 domain-containing protein, with translation MTVIWQWIAHLYAILAVVPFLPFVIIFIVLGVLLPDRKKAFGYAADVTTFLLVGSVSALYDKVVHTSLNGIWLLVLAFVIGAGLLGSLQNRNVGMIDYKKIFRAVWRFGFLFLSFCYLLLSVVSIIQHIAAV